One stretch of Arthrobacter polaris DNA includes these proteins:
- the ruvC gene encoding crossover junction endodeoxyribonuclease RuvC has translation MRVLGVDPGLTRCGLGVVDVATNRMATLVGVGVVGSSHELSLDARLLVIAEAVDQWLDAFKPDVLAIERVXAQTNLSTVMXVAQVSGVVMVAAARRGIPVAMHTPSEVKAAVTGNGRADKEHVTAMVTRLLRLSEPPRPADAADALALAIAHAWRSGNSFAQDSQGTTAAQKLWREAESKSRVKKNKEKPAQKWN, from the coding sequence CTGCGAGTCCTGGGAGTTGACCCCGGCCTGACCCGGTGCGGGCTCGGTGTTGTTGACGTTGCCACTAACCGCATGGCTACCTTAGTGGGCGTGGGCGTGGTGGGTAGTTCGCATGAATTGAGCCTTGACGCCCGGCTGCTGGTCATTGCAGAAGCGGTTGATCAGTGGTTGGACGCGTTTAAGCCTGATGTCCTGGCCATAGAGCGGGTTNTTGCCCAGACCAACCTCAGCACTGTCATGNGGGTGGCTCAAGTTTCTGGGGTTGTCATGGTGGCGGCTGCCCGGCGCGGGATCCCCGTGGCCATGCACACGCCGTCGGAAGTTAAAGCGGCTGTGACGGGCAATGGCCGGGCCGATAAGGAGCACGTCACAGCCATGGTCACCCGCCTTCTGCGTCTGTCGGAGCCGCCGCGCCCGGCCGATGCCGCAGACGCCCTTGCCTTGGCGATTGCCCATGCCTGGCGCAGCGGCAATTCCTTTGCCCAAGACTCCCAAGGTACGACGGCGGCACAGAAGTTATGGCGCGAGGCCGAGAGTAAGTCCCGGGTCAAGAAGAACAAGGAAAAGCCCGCACAAAAGTGGAACTAG